A genomic stretch from Tenrec ecaudatus isolate mTenEca1 chromosome 17, mTenEca1.hap1, whole genome shotgun sequence includes:
- the LOC142430491 gene encoding uncharacterized protein LOC142430491 — protein sequence MDLVVHDFPQLYPIGSSIYLKETKGLNEPMCPNLFGNQIIDILDNTYECSQCGQKFKKAFKLNAHYQRSHEGQKIGTSLQCGKSFHNVSYLKGHQEPHVAGLSFVCSECGKGFTRKSDLTAHQQIHTGEKSHVCGQCGKAFLRKDGLTAHQRIHTGEKPHVCGECGKAFIWKNGFTVHQRTHTGEKPHVYVECGITFISKSNLTVHQRTHTGEKPHACGECGRAFMKKTALTVHQRTHTGEKPHVCGECGKAFIGKTALTVHQRTHTGEKPHVCGECGKTFILKKRLITHQRIHTGEKPHVCGECGKAFVWKNAFTVHQRTHTGEKPHVCGECGKTFISKSSLTVHQRTHTGEKPHVCGECGKAFIQKTVLTVHQRTHTGEKPYVCGECGKTFISKSKLSVHWRTHTGEKPYVCGECGKIFISKSNLTVHRRTHTGEKPHVCGECGKTFISKSKLSVHWRTHTGEKPYVCGECGKTFISKSNLTVHRRTHTGEKPHVCGECGKAFIQKTVLTVHQRTHTGEKPYVCGECGKTFISKSKLSVHRRTHTGEKPYVCGECGKTFISKSNLTVHRRTHTGEKPHVCGECGKAFIWKNALTVHQRTHTGEKSHILPNMIPECLLKLMR from the exons CAGATTATTGATATATTAGATAATACCTATGAATGCAGTCaatgtgggcaaaaattcaagaaagcaTTCAAACTCAATGCACATTATCAAagaagtcatgaaggacaaaaaaTAGGAACAtccttgcaatgtgggaaaagtTTTCACAATGTATCATatctcaagggacatcaggaacctcatgtggcaggatTGTCctttgtatgcagtgaatgtgggaaaggcttcaccaggaagagtgatctcactgctcatcagcaaattcatactggagagaaatcccatgtatgtggtcaatgtggaaaagcctttctcaggaaggatggtctgactgctcatcagcgaattcatactggagagaaaccacatgtatgtggtgaatgtggaaaagcctttatctggaaaAATGGTTTCACTGTTCATcaacgaactcatactggagagaaaccccatgtatatgTTGAATGTGGAATAACATTTATCAGCAAGAGtaaccttactgttcatcagcgaactcatactggagagaaaccccatgcatgtggtgaatgtggcagagCCTTTAtgaagaagactgctctcacagttcatcagcgaactcatactggagagaaaccccatgtatgtggtgaatgtggaaaagcctttatcgggaagactgctctcactgtccatcagcgaactcatactggagagaaaccgcatgtatgtggtgaatgtgggaaaacttttatCCTGAAGAAAAGGCTTATta ctcatcagcgaattcatactggagagaaaccccatgtatgtggtgaatgtggaaaagcctttgtcTGGAAGAATGCTTTCACTGTTCATcaacgaactcatactggagagaaaccccatgtatgtggtgaatgtgggaaaacttttatCAGCAAGAGTAGCCTTACTGTGCATCagagaactcatactggagagaaaccccatgtatgtggtgaatgtggaaaagcctttatccagaagactgttctcactgttcatcagcgaactcatactggagagaaaccctatgtatgtggtgaatgtggaaaaactttTATCAGCAAGAGTAAGCTTAGTGTGCAttggcgaactcatactggagagaaaccctatgtatgtggtgaatgtggaaaaatttTTATCAGCAAGAGTAATCTTACTGTGCatcggcgaactcatactggagagaaaccccatgtatgtggtgaatgtggaaaaactttTATCAGCAAGAGTAAGCTTAGTGTGCAttggcgaactcatactggagagaaaccctatgtatgtggtgaatgtggaaaaactttTATCAGCAAGAGTAATCTTACTGTGCatcggcgaactcatactggagagaaaccccatgtatgtggtgaatgtggaaaagcctttatccagaagactgttctcactgttcatcagcgaactcatactggtgagaaaccctatgtatgtggtgaatgtggaaaaactttTATCAGCAAGAGTAAGCTTAGTGTGCatcggcgaactcatactggagagaaaccctatgtatgtggtgaatgtggaaaaactttTATCAGCAAGAGTAATCTTACTGTGCatcggcgaactcatactggagagaaaccccatgtatgtggtgaatgtggcaaagcctttatctggaagaatgcgctcactgttcatcagcgaactcatactggagaaaaatcccat ATTCTGCCCAACATGATCCCCGAGTGTCTCTTGAAGCtcatgagataa